A single Amphiprion ocellaris isolate individual 3 ecotype Okinawa chromosome 15, ASM2253959v1, whole genome shotgun sequence DNA region contains:
- the fhod3a gene encoding FH1/FH2 domain-containing protein 3 isoform X3: MATFVCRVQFLDDTDPFNSTNFPEPTRPPLYTFREDIPLINQVAGVHRLLRAPHKLDDCALQLSHNGTYLDLESSLAEQRDELEGFQQDDTGTRGKKHSVILRTQLTVRVHACIERLYNSNGRDLRRALFSLKQIFQDDKDLVHEFVMAEGLTCLIKVGAEADQNYQNYILRALGQIMLYVDGMNGVIGHPETIQWLYTLVGSKFRLVVKTALKLLLVFVEYSESNASLLIQAITSVDTKRGCKPWSNAMEILHEKDGVDTELLVYAMTLINKTLSALPDQDSFYDMVDVLEEQGMETVSQRHLGRKGTDLDLVEQLNIYEMTLRHEDGDDDSHPPPMGRRDRRRASLGGGDKKHGLERRRSRRASLGRSGQASPCSPASPQRAGFQPFSGHRAEDASERNGGLVSYSSLSTPNTPTSPRPALGGLLSSSYRQHQESLAAERERRRVEREERLQKIEREERNKHSRDYVDKMEEARLAREERYKNVERLAAEEYERDRVRVSRTRPDLNLTFEPSEAWPSSSRSSTPSSFASQEDTEADLEAETPATPYTPSETGEADDSSASVGTEEKEEEATAEEEEEQKEEEEEEGQEEAAEEKEEEVEERKEEAEKEREEAEEDSGILSDKERQNEEVNEKDNCSASSISSASSTLEREERGSTENGLKEAEVNEKCNKLLNSKLFMLDMLYSQNKKLSDNEEEEEDDMEKENEKGEVEDKEAQQDAKGELDGDQENSKRDDKSDHHGSIRPFAERFGNLIKDLSPTHPHLDSPANEPPPPPPKKESDTIWDQLLASPRELRIGDINFTDLTEDDDKDILDAVSMGGCGDLPPPPPPPPFIPRFPPPPPILGSCPPPPPLIGIMRPPPPPSFNAPIPVPPPPEPPLFNKKKKTVRLFWSEVRPTDSQYRDYKHSGDSFWSKLEPVKLDTAKLEHLFETKSKEMPVTKKTAADGKRQEIIVLDSKRSNAINIGLTVLPPPRTIKTAILNFDEYALNKEGIEKILTMIPTEEEKQKIQEAQLANPDVPLGSAEQFLLTLSSISELSARLQLWAFKMDYEATEKEVAEPLQDLKEGMEQLEKNKTLRYILSTLLSIGNFLNGTNAKGFELTYLEKVPEVKDTVHKQSLLHHACSAVVENFPQSTDLYSEIGAITRSAKVDFDQLQENLNQMERRCKASWDHLKVIAKHEMKPQLKQKMSDFLKDCAERIIILKIVHRRIINRFHSFLLFLGHPAYSVREISVHRFSKILSEFALEYRTTRDRVLQQKQKRADHRERNKTRGKMIVDVNAPSDDEEEREVSASVLGGRYGSSSSNSAPSCSQESEQPQGLDHAEDAAEHEVMKAVLRTSLSGGDKEGSGVPGLRTRTRSRPGRGGRTVQAWTPPVEDTQICGDDAADEIMERIVRSATQGPGTRAQPRERRRSRANRKSLRRTLKNGLTPEEALALGLTDSPDT, encoded by the exons AAAGACTGTATAACTCCAATGGACGTGACTTGAGAAGGGCACTGTTCTCTCTAAAGCAGATTTTTCAG gaTGACAAAGACCTGGTGCATGAGTTTGTGATGGCCGAGGGTCTGACATGTCTCATCAAGGTGGGAGCAGAAGCTGACCAGAACTACCAGAACTACATATTAAGAG CTCTGGGGCAGATCATGCTGTATGTAGATGGGATGAACGGTGTCATTGGCCACCCTGAGACAATCCAGTGGCTCTACACTCTTGTTGGCTCAAAG TTCCGTCTGGTGGTAAAAACAGCCCTGAAGCTGCTGTTGGTGTTTGTGGAGTACTCTGAGTCCAACGCCTCACTGCTGATACAAGCCATCACCTCTGTAGACACCAAGAGAG GCTGCAAGCCATGGTCCAATGCTATGGAGATTTTGCATGAGAAGGATGGAGTGGACACAGAACTGCTGGTCTATGCCATGACCCTCATCAATAAG ACACTTTCAGCGCTGCCTGACCAGGATTCCTTCTATGATATGGTGGATGTTCTGGAGGAACAAGGCATGGAGACAGTTTCCCAAAGACACCTGGGTCGGAAAGGCACTGATCTTGACTTGGTCGAGCAGCTCAACATCTATGAG ATGACCCTACGCCATGAAGATGGCGATGACGACAGCCATCCTCCACCAATGGGACGCCGGGACCGCCGGAGAGCCAGCCTCGGTGGTGGGGACAAAAAGCATGGCCTGGAGAGGAGGCGAAGCCGCCGGGCTTCTCTTGGACGATCTGGTCAAGCCTCCCCCTGCAGCCCTGCATCCCCGCAGAGGGCCGGCTTCCAGCCTTTCAGTGGACACAGAGCTGAGGACGCAAGCGAGAG GAATGGAGGTCTCGTGTCCTACTCCTCTCTCAGCACTCCAAACACACCTACCAGCCCAAG ACCTGCTTTGGGAGGTCTTCTATCGTCGTCGTACCGACAACACCAGGAATCACTGGCAGCCGAGCGAGAGCGCCGTCGtgtggagagagaggagagactgCAGAAGatagaaagagaggagaggaacaaGCACAG CCGTGACTATGTGGATAAAATGGAAGAGGCCAGGCTTGCGCGGGAGGAGAG GTATAAGAACGTGGAGCGTCTGGCGGCGGAGGAGTACGAGAGGGACCGTGTCCGGGTGTCAAGGACTCGCCCTGACCTGAACCTGACCTTTGAACCATCGGAGGCCTGGCCCTCATCATCACGCAGCAGCACCCCGTCCTCCTTCGCATCCCAGGAGGACACAGAGGCAGATCTTGAAGCAGAGACTCCCGCCACTCCCTACACACCCTCTGAGACTG GAGAAGCCGATGACTCCAGTGCCAGTGTAGGaacagaggaaaaggaggaagaagccactgctgaggaggaggaagaacagaaggaagaagaagaagaggaagggcAGGAGGAAGCggcagaagaaaaggaggaagaagtcGAGGAACGTaaggaggaagcagagaaggagagagaggaggcggaggaggacaGCGGCATCCTCAGCGACAAGGAACGGCAGAATGAGGAAGTGAACGAGAAGGACAACTGCTCGGCCTCCAGCATCTCCTCTGCCAGCAGCACtctggagagggaggagagagggagcaCGGAGAATG GCTTGAAGGAGGCAGAGGTGAATGAGAAGTGCAACAAACTCCTCAACAGCAAACTCTTCATGCTGGACATGTTGTACTCCCAGAACAAGAAGCTCAGTGacaacgaggaggaggaggaagatgacaTGGAGAAGGAGAATGAGAAaggagaggtggaggacaaAGAGGCACAGCAGGATGCTAAAGGAGAACTGGATGGTGACCAGGAGAATAGCAAAAGGGATGACAAGTCAGACCATCACGGGAGCATTCGTCCATTTGCGGAGCGGTTTGGAAACTTGATCAAGGACCTTAGTCCAACCCACCCTCACCTGGACAGCCCGGCCAATGAGCCGCCTCCTCCCCCGCCCAAAAAGGAGTCCGACACGATCTGGGACCAGCTGTTGGCCAGCCCTCGAGAGCTGCGCATCGGGGACATCAACTTCACCGACCTGACGGAGGACGATGACAAGGACATTCTGGATGCTGTTTCGATGGGAGGATGTGGCGACCTCCCGCCTCCGCCGCCTCCTCCGCCCTTTATCCCCCGTTTCCCTCCACCCCCACCTATACTAGGCAGCTGCCCCCCACCCCCTCCCTTAATTGGCATTATGAGGCCTCCGCCCCCTCCTTCCTTTAACGCTCCAATTCCAGTGCCTCCTCCCCCAGAGCCGCCTCTtttcaacaaaaagaagaagacggTCAGGCTCTTCTGGAGTGAG GTGCGTCCAACTGACAGCCAGTACAGGGACTACAAGCACAGTGGGGACTCATTCTGGTCCAAACTGGAACCAGTAAAGTTGGACACTGCCAAATTGGAACACCTGTTTGAGACAAAATCAAAGGAAATGCCAGTTACAAAG aaaacagcagctgatggcaAACGTCAGGAGATAATTGTTTTGGATTCGAAGAGAAGTAACGCCATCAACATCGGCCTGACGGTTCTGCCTCCACCTCGCACCATTAAGACAGCCATTCTGAACTTTGACGAGTACGCACTTAACAAGGAGGGCATAGAG AAAATCCTAACGATGATCcccacagaggaggagaagcagaagaTCCAGGAGGCCCAGCTGGCCAATCCTGATGTCCCTCTGGGCTCTGCAGAGCAGTTTCTCCTCACTCTGTCCTCCATCAGTGAGCTTTCTGCCAGACTGCAGCTCTGGGCCTTTAAAATGGACTACGAAGCAACAGAGAAG GAAGTAGCAGAGCCACTGCAGGATCTAAAGGAGGGTATGGAGCAGCTGGAGAAGAACAAAACTCTTCGCTACATCCTCTCTACGCTGCTCTCAATCGGAAACTTCCTCAACGGCACCAAT GCTAAAGGCTTTGAGCTGACGTATTTGGAGAAGGTTCCGGAGGTGAAGGATACAGTCCATAAGCAGTCTCTGCTCCATCACGCCTGCTCTGCAGTGGTGGAGAACTTCCCTCAGAGCACCGACCTCTACTCCGAGATCGGAGCCATCACGCGATCTGCAAAA GTGGACTTTGACCAGCTGCAGGAGAACTTAAATCAGATGGAGCGGCGCTGCAAAGCCTCATGGGACCACCTGAAGGTGATCGCCAAGCACGAGATGAAGCCGCAGTTGAAGCAGAAGATGTCGGACTTCCTCAAAGACTGTGCAGAAAGAATCATCATCCTCAAGATTGTTCACCGCAGGATCATCAACAG GTTCCATTCGTTCCTGTTGTTCCTCGGCCATCCGGCCTACAGTGTGAGAGAGATCAGTGTCCACAGGTTCAGTAAAATCCTCAGTGAGTTTGCGCTGGAGTACCGAACGACCCGAGACCGtgtcctgcagcagaaacagaaacgCGCCGACCATCGCGAACGCAACAAGACCCGAGGAAAGATGATCGTGGATGTCAACGCTCCT tctgatgatgaagaggagcGCGAGGTTTCAGCAAGTGTGCTg GGTGGTCGATACGGCTcgagcagcagcaacagcgcCCCCAGCTGCAGCCAGGAGAGTGAGCAGCCTCAGGGTCTGGACCACGCTGAGGACGCTGCAGAACACGAGGTCATGAAAGCTGTGCTGAGAACCAGCCTCAGCGGTGGTGACAAGGAGGGCAGTGGGGTGCCGGGCCTTCGGACACGGACCAGATCACGGCCAGGACGAGGAG GTCGCACTGTGCAGGCCTGGACACCGCCTGTTGAGGACACTCAGATCTGTGGAGACGATGCAGCAGATGAAATCATGGAGCGTATAGTGAGGTCGGCCACTCAGGGTCCAGGAACCAGAGCCCAGCcccgagagaggaggaggtccAGAGCCAACCGCAAATCAC TGAGGCGGACTCTGAAAAACGGTCTGACACCAGAAGAAGCTCTTGCTTTGGGGCTAACTGATTCTCCAGACACATAA
- the fhod3a gene encoding FH1/FH2 domain-containing protein 3 isoform X4, translating to MATFVCRVQFLDDTDPFNSTNFPEPTRPPLYTFREDIPLINQVAGVHRLLRAPHKLDDCALQLSHNGTYLDLESSLAEQRDELEGFQQDDTGTRGKKHSVILRTQLTVRVHACIERLYNSNGRDLRRALFSLKQIFQDDKDLVHEFVMAEGLTCLIKVGAEADQNYQNYILRALGQIMLYVDGMNGVIGHPETIQWLYTLVGSKFRLVVKTALKLLLVFVEYSESNASLLIQAITSVDTKRGCKPWSNAMEILHEKDGVDTELLVYAMTLINKTLSALPDQDSFYDMVDVLEEQGMETVSQRHLGRKGTDLDLVEQLNIYEMTLRHEDGDDDSHPPPMGRRDRRRASLGGGDKKHGLERRRSRRASLGRSGQASPCSPASPQRAGFQPFSGHRAEDASEREEECEVGIEEEEEEEETPVTESDSDEQEGANQTTPSPARPLPPIVHRTTLQSITITSRKEHIKEDEQRNRTEPPPAPASSPSTPTSSSSSPLSPPAQPSLLATLLARKRSTVTVPATTEVSPPMRGSSRPSPDRLPYLPHSPFHLFSYDLEEEPSPSAPAKPTEEPPKTTSPRNGGLVSYSSLSTPNTPTSPRPALGGLLSSSYRQHQESLAAERERRRVEREERLQKIEREERNKHSRDYVDKMEEARLAREERYKNVERLAAEEYERDRVRVSRTRPDLNLTFEPSEAWPSSSRSSTPSSFASQEDTEADLEAETPATPYTPSETGEADDSSASVGTEEKEEEATAEEEEEQKEEEEEEGQEEAAEEKEEEVEERKEEAEKEREEAEEDSGILSDKERQNEEVNEKDNCSASSISSASSTLEREERGSTENGLKEAEVNEKCNKLLNSKLFMLDMLYSQNKKLSDNEEEEEDDMEKENEKGEVEDKEAQQDAKGELDGDQENSKRDDKSDHHGSIRPFAERFGNLIKDLSPTHPHLDSPANEPPPPPPKKESDTIWDQLLASPRELRIGDINFTDLTEDDDKDILDAVSMGGCGDLPPPPPPPPFIPRFPPPPPILGSCPPPPPLIGIMRPPPPPSFNAPIPVPPPPEPPLFNKKKKTVRLFWSEVRPTDSQYRDYKHSGDSFWSKLEPVKLDTAKLEHLFETKSKEMPVTKKTAADGKRQEIIVLDSKRSNAINIGLTVLPPPRTIKTAILNFDEYALNKEGIEKILTMIPTEEEKQKIQEAQLANPDVPLGSAEQFLLTLSSISELSARLQLWAFKMDYEATEKEVAEPLQDLKEGMEQLEKNKTLRYILSTLLSIGNFLNGTNAKGFELTYLEKVPEVKDTVHKQSLLHHACSAVVENFPQSTDLYSEIGAITRSAKVDFDQLQENLNQMERRCKASWDHLKVIAKHEMKPQLKQKMSDFLKDCAERIIILKIVHRRIINRFHSFLLFLGHPAYSVREISVHRFSKILSEFALEYRTTRDRVLQQKQKRADHRERNKTRGKMIVDVNAPSDDEEEREVSASVLGGRYGSSSSNSAPSCSQESEQPQGLDHAEDAAEHEVMKAVLRTSLSGGDKEGSGVPGLRTRTRSRPGRGGRTVQAWTPPVEDTQICGDDAADEIMERIVRSATQGPGTRAQPRERRRSRANRKSLRRTLKNGLTPEEALALGLTDSPDT from the exons AAAGACTGTATAACTCCAATGGACGTGACTTGAGAAGGGCACTGTTCTCTCTAAAGCAGATTTTTCAG gaTGACAAAGACCTGGTGCATGAGTTTGTGATGGCCGAGGGTCTGACATGTCTCATCAAGGTGGGAGCAGAAGCTGACCAGAACTACCAGAACTACATATTAAGAG CTCTGGGGCAGATCATGCTGTATGTAGATGGGATGAACGGTGTCATTGGCCACCCTGAGACAATCCAGTGGCTCTACACTCTTGTTGGCTCAAAG TTCCGTCTGGTGGTAAAAACAGCCCTGAAGCTGCTGTTGGTGTTTGTGGAGTACTCTGAGTCCAACGCCTCACTGCTGATACAAGCCATCACCTCTGTAGACACCAAGAGAG GCTGCAAGCCATGGTCCAATGCTATGGAGATTTTGCATGAGAAGGATGGAGTGGACACAGAACTGCTGGTCTATGCCATGACCCTCATCAATAAG ACACTTTCAGCGCTGCCTGACCAGGATTCCTTCTATGATATGGTGGATGTTCTGGAGGAACAAGGCATGGAGACAGTTTCCCAAAGACACCTGGGTCGGAAAGGCACTGATCTTGACTTGGTCGAGCAGCTCAACATCTATGAG ATGACCCTACGCCATGAAGATGGCGATGACGACAGCCATCCTCCACCAATGGGACGCCGGGACCGCCGGAGAGCCAGCCTCGGTGGTGGGGACAAAAAGCATGGCCTGGAGAGGAGGCGAAGCCGCCGGGCTTCTCTTGGACGATCTGGTCAAGCCTCCCCCTGCAGCCCTGCATCCCCGCAGAGGGCCGGCTTCCAGCCTTTCAGTGGACACAGAGCTGAGGACGCAAGCGAGAG AGAGGAGGAATGTGAGGTTGGcatagaggaggaagaagaggaagaggagactCCTGTGACTGAGTCTGATTCGGATGAGCAGGAGGGGGCTAATCAGACCACCCCCAG CCCGGCTCGACCTCTTCCACCCATTGTTCACAGAACAACCCTTCAGTCCATCACCATCACCTCCAGAAAGGAGCATATAAAAGAGGACGAGCAGAGGAATCGGACAGAACCACCTCCAGCACCCGCCTCCTCCCCCTCtacccccacctcctcctcctcctcccctctcagCCCCCCGGCACAACCTTCCCTGCTGGCCACGCTGCTGGCCAGGAAAAGGTCTACCGTCACTGTCCCAGCAACCACAGAGGTCAGTCCGCCCATGCGCGGCAGCTCCCGTCCCTCCCCCGACCGCCTGCCCTACCTGCCCCACTCGCCCTTCCACCTCTTCTCATACGATCTCGAGGAAGAGCCGTCACCCTCGGCTCCAGCTAAACCCACCGAGGAACCACCCAAAACGACGTCTCCCAG GAATGGAGGTCTCGTGTCCTACTCCTCTCTCAGCACTCCAAACACACCTACCAGCCCAAG ACCTGCTTTGGGAGGTCTTCTATCGTCGTCGTACCGACAACACCAGGAATCACTGGCAGCCGAGCGAGAGCGCCGTCGtgtggagagagaggagagactgCAGAAGatagaaagagaggagaggaacaaGCACAG CCGTGACTATGTGGATAAAATGGAAGAGGCCAGGCTTGCGCGGGAGGAGAG GTATAAGAACGTGGAGCGTCTGGCGGCGGAGGAGTACGAGAGGGACCGTGTCCGGGTGTCAAGGACTCGCCCTGACCTGAACCTGACCTTTGAACCATCGGAGGCCTGGCCCTCATCATCACGCAGCAGCACCCCGTCCTCCTTCGCATCCCAGGAGGACACAGAGGCAGATCTTGAAGCAGAGACTCCCGCCACTCCCTACACACCCTCTGAGACTG GAGAAGCCGATGACTCCAGTGCCAGTGTAGGaacagaggaaaaggaggaagaagccactgctgaggaggaggaagaacagaaggaagaagaagaagaggaagggcAGGAGGAAGCggcagaagaaaaggaggaagaagtcGAGGAACGTaaggaggaagcagagaaggagagagaggaggcggaggaggacaGCGGCATCCTCAGCGACAAGGAACGGCAGAATGAGGAAGTGAACGAGAAGGACAACTGCTCGGCCTCCAGCATCTCCTCTGCCAGCAGCACtctggagagggaggagagagggagcaCGGAGAATG GCTTGAAGGAGGCAGAGGTGAATGAGAAGTGCAACAAACTCCTCAACAGCAAACTCTTCATGCTGGACATGTTGTACTCCCAGAACAAGAAGCTCAGTGacaacgaggaggaggaggaagatgacaTGGAGAAGGAGAATGAGAAaggagaggtggaggacaaAGAGGCACAGCAGGATGCTAAAGGAGAACTGGATGGTGACCAGGAGAATAGCAAAAGGGATGACAAGTCAGACCATCACGGGAGCATTCGTCCATTTGCGGAGCGGTTTGGAAACTTGATCAAGGACCTTAGTCCAACCCACCCTCACCTGGACAGCCCGGCCAATGAGCCGCCTCCTCCCCCGCCCAAAAAGGAGTCCGACACGATCTGGGACCAGCTGTTGGCCAGCCCTCGAGAGCTGCGCATCGGGGACATCAACTTCACCGACCTGACGGAGGACGATGACAAGGACATTCTGGATGCTGTTTCGATGGGAGGATGTGGCGACCTCCCGCCTCCGCCGCCTCCTCCGCCCTTTATCCCCCGTTTCCCTCCACCCCCACCTATACTAGGCAGCTGCCCCCCACCCCCTCCCTTAATTGGCATTATGAGGCCTCCGCCCCCTCCTTCCTTTAACGCTCCAATTCCAGTGCCTCCTCCCCCAGAGCCGCCTCTtttcaacaaaaagaagaagacggTCAGGCTCTTCTGGAGTGAG GTGCGTCCAACTGACAGCCAGTACAGGGACTACAAGCACAGTGGGGACTCATTCTGGTCCAAACTGGAACCAGTAAAGTTGGACACTGCCAAATTGGAACACCTGTTTGAGACAAAATCAAAGGAAATGCCAGTTACAAAG aaaacagcagctgatggcaAACGTCAGGAGATAATTGTTTTGGATTCGAAGAGAAGTAACGCCATCAACATCGGCCTGACGGTTCTGCCTCCACCTCGCACCATTAAGACAGCCATTCTGAACTTTGACGAGTACGCACTTAACAAGGAGGGCATAGAG AAAATCCTAACGATGATCcccacagaggaggagaagcagaagaTCCAGGAGGCCCAGCTGGCCAATCCTGATGTCCCTCTGGGCTCTGCAGAGCAGTTTCTCCTCACTCTGTCCTCCATCAGTGAGCTTTCTGCCAGACTGCAGCTCTGGGCCTTTAAAATGGACTACGAAGCAACAGAGAAG GAAGTAGCAGAGCCACTGCAGGATCTAAAGGAGGGTATGGAGCAGCTGGAGAAGAACAAAACTCTTCGCTACATCCTCTCTACGCTGCTCTCAATCGGAAACTTCCTCAACGGCACCAAT GCTAAAGGCTTTGAGCTGACGTATTTGGAGAAGGTTCCGGAGGTGAAGGATACAGTCCATAAGCAGTCTCTGCTCCATCACGCCTGCTCTGCAGTGGTGGAGAACTTCCCTCAGAGCACCGACCTCTACTCCGAGATCGGAGCCATCACGCGATCTGCAAAA GTGGACTTTGACCAGCTGCAGGAGAACTTAAATCAGATGGAGCGGCGCTGCAAAGCCTCATGGGACCACCTGAAGGTGATCGCCAAGCACGAGATGAAGCCGCAGTTGAAGCAGAAGATGTCGGACTTCCTCAAAGACTGTGCAGAAAGAATCATCATCCTCAAGATTGTTCACCGCAGGATCATCAACAG GTTCCATTCGTTCCTGTTGTTCCTCGGCCATCCGGCCTACAGTGTGAGAGAGATCAGTGTCCACAGGTTCAGTAAAATCCTCAGTGAGTTTGCGCTGGAGTACCGAACGACCCGAGACCGtgtcctgcagcagaaacagaaacgCGCCGACCATCGCGAACGCAACAAGACCCGAGGAAAGATGATCGTGGATGTCAACGCTCCT tctgatgatgaagaggagcGCGAGGTTTCAGCAAGTGTGCTg GGTGGTCGATACGGCTcgagcagcagcaacagcgcCCCCAGCTGCAGCCAGGAGAGTGAGCAGCCTCAGGGTCTGGACCACGCTGAGGACGCTGCAGAACACGAGGTCATGAAAGCTGTGCTGAGAACCAGCCTCAGCGGTGGTGACAAGGAGGGCAGTGGGGTGCCGGGCCTTCGGACACGGACCAGATCACGGCCAGGACGAGGAG GTCGCACTGTGCAGGCCTGGACACCGCCTGTTGAGGACACTCAGATCTGTGGAGACGATGCAGCAGATGAAATCATGGAGCGTATAGTGAGGTCGGCCACTCAGGGTCCAGGAACCAGAGCCCAGCcccgagagaggaggaggtccAGAGCCAACCGCAAATCAC TGAGGCGGACTCTGAAAAACGGTCTGACACCAGAAGAAGCTCTTGCTTTGGGGCTAACTGATTCTCCAGACACATAA